A portion of the Micromonospora vinacea genome contains these proteins:
- the idi gene encoding isopentenyl-diphosphate Delta-isomerase, protein MSSREKHLVELVDETGKAHGETTVAAAHQPPGQLHRAFSVLLVDPDGQVLLQRRAAIKTRFPLRWANSCCGHPQPGESLAEAANRRLSEELGAGPVELTEVGIYVYYAEDPATGRVEFEYDHVLRGEFLPSAPLLPDPEEVAELRWADPTALEADLQRDPRSYAPWLGGVVNRLLRPSGSGSGATGPAMTPPGSSADDTAERSGGR, encoded by the coding sequence ATGAGCAGCCGTGAGAAGCACCTCGTCGAACTCGTCGACGAGACCGGCAAGGCCCACGGCGAGACGACCGTCGCCGCCGCGCACCAACCCCCGGGGCAGCTGCACCGGGCCTTCTCGGTGTTGCTGGTGGACCCGGACGGCCAGGTGCTGCTCCAGCGCCGAGCCGCCATCAAGACCCGGTTCCCGCTGCGCTGGGCGAACTCCTGCTGCGGTCACCCCCAGCCCGGGGAGTCGCTCGCCGAGGCGGCCAACCGACGGCTGAGCGAGGAGTTGGGCGCGGGCCCGGTCGAGCTGACCGAAGTCGGCATCTACGTCTACTACGCCGAGGACCCGGCGACCGGCCGGGTCGAGTTCGAGTACGACCACGTGCTGCGAGGCGAGTTCCTGCCCAGCGCCCCGCTCCTGCCGGACCCGGAGGAGGTGGCCGAGCTGCGGTGGGCCGACCCCACCGCGCTGGAGGCCGATCTGCAGCGTGACCCCCGGTCGTACGCGCCCTGGCTGGGCGGGGTGGTGAACCGGCTGCTACGCCCCTCGGGGTCCGGGTCGGGCGCAACCGGCCCGGCCATGACCCCGCCCGGATCTTCGGCGGATGACACGGCGGAGCGGTCGGGTGGTCGATGA
- the crtI gene encoding phytoene desaturase family protein — MRTVTGRTDRVVVVGAGLGGLACALHLAGSGRQVTVLEREPVPGGRAGRLGVDGYEFDTGPTVLTMPDLIAEALGAVGEELHDWLDLTPLDPAYRAYYPDGSTLDVLTDTTRMAAEISRVCGPREADGYLRFVEYARELWRLERTDFIERNLDAPTDLITGNLLKLLSGGAFRRLQTKINQFFRDPRTQRIFSFQAMYAGLAPHDALAIYAVIAYLDSVAGVYFPRGGIHAVSRAMAGAAEKHGVQIRYDTTVTRVETVNGRATGVLTADGDLVPADVVVLNPDLPVAYRDLLPAAPQRRLTYSPSCVVLHVGSRQAYAKIAHHNIHFGRAWKGTFDEVIRRGELMTDPSLLVTNPSRTDPAVAPPDRHTYYVLAPVPNLHRAPFEWRGDLTQRYTDQLIGTLEERGYVGFGDGVEVLRAITPAEWEEQGMAAGTPFAAAHTLFQTGPFRPSNLHRDLSNVVFVGSGTQPGVGVPMVLISGKLAAGRITGEGR, encoded by the coding sequence GTGCGGACGGTGACAGGACGGACGGACCGGGTGGTGGTCGTCGGTGCCGGGCTGGGCGGGCTCGCCTGCGCGCTGCACCTGGCCGGCAGCGGTCGACAGGTGACAGTGCTGGAGCGCGAACCGGTGCCCGGCGGGCGGGCCGGACGCCTCGGCGTGGACGGCTACGAGTTCGACACCGGCCCGACAGTGCTCACCATGCCCGACCTGATCGCCGAGGCGCTCGGCGCGGTCGGCGAGGAGCTGCACGACTGGCTCGACCTGACCCCGCTGGATCCCGCCTACCGGGCCTACTACCCGGACGGCTCCACCCTCGACGTGCTCACCGACACCACCCGGATGGCGGCCGAGATCTCCCGGGTCTGCGGTCCCCGGGAGGCCGACGGCTACCTGCGTTTCGTCGAGTACGCGCGGGAGCTGTGGCGGCTGGAGCGCACCGACTTCATCGAGCGCAACCTGGACGCGCCGACCGACCTGATCACCGGCAACCTGCTCAAGCTGCTCAGCGGCGGGGCCTTCCGGCGCCTCCAGACGAAGATCAACCAGTTCTTCCGGGACCCGCGTACCCAGCGGATCTTCTCCTTCCAGGCGATGTACGCCGGCCTCGCGCCGCACGACGCGCTGGCCATCTACGCGGTCATCGCGTACCTCGACTCGGTGGCCGGCGTCTACTTCCCCCGCGGTGGCATCCACGCGGTCTCCAGGGCGATGGCCGGCGCGGCCGAGAAGCACGGAGTGCAGATCCGGTACGACACCACTGTGACCCGGGTGGAGACCGTGAACGGCCGCGCCACCGGCGTACTCACCGCCGACGGCGACCTGGTGCCGGCGGACGTGGTGGTGCTCAACCCCGACCTGCCGGTCGCCTACCGGGACCTGCTCCCCGCCGCGCCGCAGCGCCGGCTCACCTACTCGCCGTCCTGCGTCGTTCTGCACGTCGGCTCCCGACAGGCCTATGCGAAGATCGCCCATCACAACATCCATTTCGGACGCGCGTGGAAGGGCACCTTCGATGAGGTCATCCGACGGGGTGAGCTGATGACCGATCCGTCGCTCCTGGTGACCAACCCGAGCCGGACCGACCCCGCGGTGGCCCCGCCGGACCGGCACACCTACTACGTGCTCGCCCCGGTGCCCAACCTGCACCGGGCGCCGTTCGAGTGGCGCGGCGACCTGACCCAGCGCTACACCGACCAGCTGATCGGCACCCTTGAGGAGCGCGGCTACGTCGGCTTCGGTGACGGGGTCGAGGTGCTCCGGGCGATCACCCCCGCCGAGTGGGAGGAGCAGGGAATGGCCGCTGGCACCCCGTTCGCCGCCGCGCACACGCTCTTCCAGACCGGCCCGTTCCGCCCGTCCAACCTGCACCGCGACCTGTCGAACGTGGTCTTCGTCGGCTCCGGGACCCAACCCGGCGTCGGCGTGCCGATGGTGCTCATCTCCGGCAAGCTCGCCGCCGGCCGGATCACCGGGGAAGGCCGATGA
- a CDS encoding polyprenyl synthetase family protein, with translation MANDAVAGNVTRVAPAGPGDGDDPVRAVLAAYTHDLVTAVDETLDTFLTAEVDTLNDIDTSMGSFAATAREAVLTGGKRIRSTFAYWGWRGAVGGTEALPPVLPALAALELLHTFALVHDDVMDASTTRRGRPTAHVALAEQHVAAGHRGDPGRFGEAVAVLIGDLCMVWADQLLAHASVPSARLFEVRRCYDQMRVETVAGQYLDVLGENDPGSWSVDRALRVARYKTASYTVQRPLLFGACLAGVPADDQLVSAYTRYGLAVGEAFQLRDDLLGVYGDPAATGKPAGDDLRTGKPTALLMLARELATPAQLTALERAADGPVDTLAGLVAETGAVTRVEQMIAERVGDALAALDAAPVDQTARTALTGLATAAANRRA, from the coding sequence ATGGCCAACGACGCAGTTGCGGGCAACGTGACCCGCGTGGCGCCGGCAGGGCCAGGGGACGGGGACGATCCGGTCCGCGCCGTTCTGGCCGCATACACCCACGATCTGGTCACGGCGGTCGACGAGACCCTGGACACCTTCCTCACCGCCGAGGTCGACACCCTCAACGACATCGATACATCGATGGGCAGCTTTGCCGCCACCGCGCGGGAGGCCGTCCTGACCGGCGGCAAGCGGATCCGGTCCACGTTCGCCTACTGGGGTTGGCGCGGGGCGGTCGGCGGCACCGAGGCGCTGCCACCCGTGCTGCCCGCGCTGGCCGCGCTGGAGCTGCTGCACACCTTCGCGCTGGTGCACGACGACGTGATGGACGCGTCCACCACCCGCCGCGGCCGGCCCACCGCACACGTCGCGCTCGCCGAGCAGCACGTCGCCGCCGGCCACCGAGGCGATCCCGGCCGGTTCGGTGAGGCCGTCGCCGTGCTCATCGGCGACCTCTGCATGGTCTGGGCCGACCAGTTGCTGGCCCACGCGTCGGTGCCGTCGGCACGACTCTTCGAGGTGCGCCGCTGCTACGACCAGATGCGGGTGGAGACGGTCGCCGGGCAATATCTCGACGTGCTCGGCGAGAACGACCCGGGCAGCTGGTCCGTCGACCGGGCGCTGCGGGTGGCGCGCTACAAGACCGCCAGCTACACGGTCCAGCGGCCACTGCTCTTCGGGGCCTGCCTGGCCGGGGTGCCCGCCGACGACCAGCTGGTCTCGGCGTACACCCGCTACGGCCTGGCTGTCGGCGAGGCGTTCCAGCTCCGCGACGACCTGCTCGGCGTCTACGGCGACCCGGCTGCCACCGGCAAGCCGGCCGGGGACGACCTCCGCACCGGCAAGCCGACCGCGCTGCTCATGCTGGCCCGGGAGCTGGCCACGCCGGCCCAGCTCACCGCGTTGGAGCGGGCCGCCGACGGGCCTGTCGACACGCTCGCCGGGCTGGTCGCCGAGACCGGCGCGGTGACCCGGGTTGAGCAGATGATCGCCGAGCGGGTCGGCGACGCGCTGGCCGCGCTCGACGCCGCACCCGTGGACCAGACGGCGCGGACCGCGCTGACCGGGCTGGCCACCGCCGCAGCCAACCGGCGGGCCTGA
- a CDS encoding phytoene/squalene synthase family protein — protein sequence METDLTAAYDRCRELHKRHGRTYYLATRLLPAWKRRHVHALYGFTRYADEIVDRTEDLPPAERAALLDRWASQFVAGLHGAPVDDPLLPAVLHTIAVFDLDRDDFASFLKSMAMDLTVTAYPTYDHLLDYMEGSAAVIGTMMLPILGSSDPAAAREPARQLGFAFQLTNFIRDVAEDLDRGRTYLPDEDLAKFGVSREELAEARARGRGTPRIRELIEYEVTRAQAHYAAAAPGITMLAPASQACMRTAYALYGGILDEVAAQDYDVFVRRALVPQRRRMAVAARALLSSTGTPVVIPGPTIQPESR from the coding sequence GTGGAAACTGATCTCACCGCTGCCTATGACCGGTGCCGTGAGCTGCACAAACGCCACGGCCGCACCTACTATCTCGCCACCCGCCTGCTCCCCGCTTGGAAACGACGACATGTGCACGCCCTCTACGGGTTCACGCGGTACGCGGACGAGATCGTCGACCGCACCGAGGACCTTCCGCCGGCCGAGCGGGCGGCCCTGCTGGACCGCTGGGCCAGCCAGTTCGTGGCCGGTCTGCACGGTGCGCCGGTCGACGACCCACTGTTGCCGGCCGTGCTGCACACCATCGCCGTCTTCGATCTCGACCGGGACGACTTTGCGTCGTTTCTGAAGAGCATGGCAATGGACCTCACCGTCACCGCCTACCCGACCTACGACCACCTGCTCGACTACATGGAGGGCTCGGCGGCGGTCATCGGCACCATGATGCTGCCGATCCTGGGCAGCTCCGACCCGGCGGCGGCCCGGGAGCCGGCCCGGCAGCTCGGCTTCGCGTTCCAGCTCACCAACTTCATCCGGGACGTCGCCGAGGACCTCGACCGGGGCCGCACCTACCTGCCGGACGAGGACCTGGCGAAGTTCGGGGTCAGCCGCGAGGAGCTGGCCGAGGCCCGCGCCCGGGGTCGCGGTACGCCCCGGATCCGCGAGCTGATCGAGTACGAGGTGACCCGCGCCCAGGCGCACTACGCCGCCGCCGCACCGGGCATCACCATGCTGGCGCCCGCCTCGCAGGCCTGCATGCGCACCGCGTACGCGCTCTACGGCGGCATCCTCGACGAGGTGGCCGCGCAGGACTACGACGTCTTCGTCCGGCGGGCCCTGGTGCCGCAGCGTCGACGGATGGCGGTGGCCGCGCGGGCCCTGCTCAGCTCGACCGGTACGCCGGTCGTCATCCCCGGGCCGACGATCCAGCCGGAGAGCCGGTGA
- a CDS encoding cryptochrome/photolyase family protein encodes MTASTAIVLLTRDLRVHDHPALATTCAAFDRVVPLYVLDPALADRSANRTRFLHQALADLRAQLRDRGGDLVVRHGDPVAETIRLADEVGATAVALSADVSHYAVRRERRLRAECERHRLHLRLFPGLTVVEPGALRPGGGGDHYRVFSPYHRAWAANRWREELAAPHRIALPDRVSVGRLPALPAGDSPDAATGGERIAQARLTDWLPDLPRYGDQHDDMAGDDTSRLSPYLRFGCVSPLAVANRAGDRSGPFVRQLCWRDFYYQVTAAFPEISTTAYRRGATEQWRYDDDALAAWTEGRTGMPIVDAGMRQLRTQGWMHNRARLITASYLTKHLGQDWRSGVAVFFRWLLDGDVANNSGNWQWVAGTGNDTKPYRGFNPVRQAERYDPDGDYVRRWVPELAGVQGKAIHQPWKLPEALDYPPPLSVPGTDPVWLR; translated from the coding sequence GTGACCGCGAGCACGGCGATCGTGCTCCTCACCCGCGACCTGCGGGTGCACGACCACCCGGCGCTGGCCACCACCTGTGCGGCCTTCGACCGGGTGGTGCCGCTGTACGTGCTCGACCCGGCGCTGGCCGACCGCTCCGCCAACCGCACCCGCTTCCTGCACCAGGCCCTCGCCGACCTGCGCGCCCAGCTCCGTGACCGTGGTGGCGACCTGGTGGTCCGGCACGGCGACCCGGTGGCCGAGACGATCCGGCTGGCCGACGAGGTCGGTGCCACAGCCGTCGCCCTCTCGGCCGACGTCAGCCACTACGCGGTCCGCCGGGAGCGGCGACTACGCGCCGAGTGCGAGCGGCACCGGCTGCACCTGCGACTGTTCCCCGGGTTGACAGTGGTCGAGCCGGGCGCGTTGCGTCCCGGTGGCGGCGGTGACCACTACCGGGTGTTCAGCCCGTACCACAGGGCCTGGGCCGCGAACCGGTGGCGTGAGGAGTTGGCCGCGCCGCACCGGATCGCGCTGCCCGACCGGGTGAGCGTGGGCCGGCTGCCGGCGCTGCCGGCCGGCGACTCGCCGGACGCGGCCACCGGCGGCGAAAGGATCGCCCAGGCGCGGCTCACCGACTGGCTGCCCGACCTGCCCCGGTACGGCGATCAGCACGACGACATGGCCGGCGACGACACCTCCCGACTCAGCCCGTACCTGCGCTTCGGCTGCGTGTCACCGCTGGCGGTGGCGAACCGCGCCGGGGACCGGTCCGGCCCGTTCGTCAGGCAGCTCTGCTGGCGGGACTTCTACTACCAGGTCACCGCCGCCTTCCCGGAGATCTCGACAACGGCGTACCGACGGGGTGCCACCGAGCAGTGGCGCTACGACGACGACGCGTTGGCGGCCTGGACCGAGGGACGCACCGGGATGCCGATAGTCGACGCCGGGATGCGGCAGCTGCGGACGCAGGGCTGGATGCACAACCGGGCGCGGCTGATCACCGCCAGCTACCTGACGAAGCACCTCGGGCAGGACTGGCGGTCCGGGGTGGCGGTGTTCTTCCGCTGGCTGCTCGACGGCGACGTGGCGAACAACTCCGGCAACTGGCAGTGGGTCGCCGGCACCGGCAACGACACGAAGCCCTACCGGGGGTTCAACCCGGTCCGGCAGGCCGAACGGTACGACCCGGACGGCGACTACGTGCGCCGGTGGGTGCCGGAGCTGGCGGGGGTGCAGGGCAAGGCCATCCACCAACCGTGGAAACTGCCCGAGGCGCTCGACTACCCACCGCCCCTCTCGGTACCGGGCACCGACCCCGTCTGGCTGCGCTGA
- a CDS encoding serine hydrolase domain-containing protein codes for MHARFAPVRDCFHDLLASGRETGAALTIWYDGQPVVDLVGGSRRGHGPGGEPWLPDTLVNVYSVGKPVAALCLLLLVDRGSVDLDAAVDRYWPEFRTPATIRQVLSHTAGLPAFPVPRPAAAITDWALLTGDLAAADPEWSPGTVAGEHAWTYGHLVGEVVRRVDGRSVGRFLAEEIADRWQLDLGFGLTEADQLRCADLRYGDPGWPTRALGEPGSMRARAMGNPAGGLDLAVLNSPLWRGGEVPAVNLHATAPSLARLYTGLLAGGVLDGVRLFSADLVAEATGVQYDGPDLVLDRPAHWTLGMQWEPDGSWGMGGIGGSSAWADPERGYTFAYATAHLAEHDRVDELVEALHSVL; via the coding sequence ATGCACGCACGCTTCGCTCCGGTCCGGGACTGCTTCCACGACCTGCTCGCCTCCGGCCGGGAGACCGGCGCCGCCCTGACCATCTGGTATGACGGGCAGCCGGTAGTGGACCTGGTCGGCGGCTCGCGCCGCGGCCACGGGCCGGGCGGCGAGCCGTGGCTGCCGGACACGCTGGTGAACGTCTACTCGGTCGGCAAGCCGGTGGCCGCGCTCTGCCTGTTGCTGCTCGTCGATCGGGGAAGCGTCGATCTCGACGCGGCAGTGGACCGGTACTGGCCGGAGTTCCGCACTCCCGCCACAATCCGTCAGGTGTTGTCGCACACCGCCGGGCTGCCGGCCTTCCCGGTGCCGCGACCGGCCGCCGCGATCACCGACTGGGCGCTGCTCACCGGCGACCTGGCCGCCGCCGACCCCGAGTGGTCGCCGGGCACTGTCGCCGGGGAACACGCCTGGACGTACGGGCACCTGGTGGGCGAGGTGGTCCGCCGCGTCGACGGACGGTCGGTGGGCCGTTTCCTGGCCGAGGAGATCGCCGACCGGTGGCAACTCGACCTCGGCTTCGGGCTGACCGAGGCGGACCAGTTGCGCTGCGCGGACCTGCGGTACGGCGACCCGGGATGGCCGACCCGGGCGCTCGGTGAGCCCGGCTCGATGCGGGCGCGGGCGATGGGCAACCCGGCCGGCGGGCTGGACTTGGCCGTGCTGAACAGCCCGCTGTGGCGGGGCGGGGAGGTGCCCGCGGTCAACCTGCACGCCACAGCGCCCAGCCTGGCCCGGCTCTACACCGGTCTGCTGGCCGGCGGTGTCCTGGACGGGGTTCGGCTGTTCAGCGCGGATCTGGTCGCGGAGGCGACAGGGGTCCAGTACGACGGGCCGGACCTGGTGCTGGACCGCCCGGCCCACTGGACGCTGGGTATGCAGTGGGAGCCGGACGGCAGTTGGGGCATGGGCGGCATCGGCGGCAGCAGCGCGTGGGCCGACCCGGAGCGGGGCTACACCTTCGCGTACGCCACGGCGCACCTCGCCGAGCACGACCGGGTGGACGAGCTGGTCGAGGCGCTGCACTCGGTGCTCTGA
- a CDS encoding dihydrolipoyl dehydrogenase family protein encodes MLFGVAEPELVDVVVVGLGVGGEEVAERLAEAGLSVVGVERDLVGGECPYWGCIPSKMMIRAANALAEARRVDGLAGTAQVQPDWAPVAKRIREEATDTWDDTVAAERFIGKGGRLVRGSGRLDGPRRVRVGDQVFEARHGVVLGTGTRPSVPPIDGLADTPYWTNHQAIEAEELPESLLILGGGAIGLELAQVFARFGSRVTVVEALDRVLAIEEPEASEVAAAALRADGVEIHTGVRAERVEHDGTRFTVRGGGGTEFTAERLLVVTGRKAHLAELGLDTIGLDAGQRYLPVDDRLHVTDHVWAVGDLTGEGAFTHIAMYQAGIVIADILARARKAKAGADASGTSSVVGGAMGASSSLAASGSSGSAGTVPRADYRALPRVTFTDPEIGAVGLTEQQARDRGINVQVGFTKLGSSTRGWIHRVGDDGFIKLVADADQGVLIGATSVGPAGGEVLSALVVAVHAAVPLSQLRHMIYAYPTFHRAIETALRDLS; translated from the coding sequence ATGCTGTTCGGTGTGGCGGAGCCGGAGCTGGTGGATGTGGTCGTGGTCGGGCTCGGAGTCGGCGGCGAGGAGGTGGCCGAGCGACTTGCCGAGGCCGGCCTGAGCGTCGTCGGCGTCGAACGGGATCTCGTCGGCGGGGAGTGCCCGTACTGGGGCTGCATCCCGAGCAAGATGATGATCAGAGCCGCCAACGCGCTCGCCGAGGCCCGCCGGGTCGACGGGCTCGCCGGCACCGCCCAGGTCCAGCCGGACTGGGCGCCGGTGGCCAAGCGGATCCGCGAGGAAGCCACCGACACCTGGGACGACACGGTCGCCGCGGAACGGTTCATCGGCAAGGGCGGCCGGCTAGTGCGGGGCAGCGGCCGGCTCGACGGTCCACGCCGGGTCCGCGTCGGGGACCAGGTCTTCGAGGCCCGACACGGGGTGGTGCTGGGCACCGGCACCCGTCCGTCGGTGCCGCCGATCGACGGCCTGGCCGACACGCCGTACTGGACCAACCACCAGGCGATCGAGGCCGAGGAGCTGCCGGAGTCGCTGCTCATCCTCGGCGGTGGCGCGATCGGCCTGGAATTGGCGCAGGTCTTCGCCCGCTTCGGATCCCGGGTAACCGTGGTCGAGGCACTCGACCGGGTGCTGGCCATCGAGGAACCCGAGGCGTCCGAGGTCGCCGCCGCGGCGCTGCGCGCCGACGGCGTGGAGATCCACACTGGGGTACGCGCCGAACGGGTCGAGCACGACGGCACCAGGTTCACAGTGCGCGGTGGCGGTGGCACGGAGTTCACCGCCGAACGGTTGCTGGTGGTGACCGGGCGCAAGGCCCACCTGGCCGAGCTGGGCCTGGACACCATCGGCCTGGACGCCGGCCAGCGCTACCTCCCGGTCGACGACCGTCTGCACGTCACCGACCACGTCTGGGCGGTCGGCGACCTGACCGGCGAGGGCGCCTTCACCCACATCGCCATGTACCAGGCGGGGATCGTGATCGCCGACATCCTGGCCCGCGCCCGGAAGGCGAAGGCGGGAGCGGACGCCAGCGGCACCTCCAGCGTGGTCGGCGGAGCGATGGGCGCGTCCAGCTCGCTGGCCGCCAGCGGGTCCAGCGGATCTGCCGGCACGGTCCCGCGCGCCGACTACCGGGCGCTTCCCCGGGTGACCTTCACCGATCCCGAGATCGGCGCGGTCGGGCTCACCGAGCAGCAGGCCCGCGACCGCGGCATCAACGTGCAGGTGGGTTTCACCAAGCTCGGCAGCTCGACCCGAGGCTGGATTCACCGGGTCGGCGACGACGGTTTCATCAAGCTCGTCGCGGACGCCGACCAGGGCGTACTGATCGGCGCGACCTCGGTCGGCCCGGCCGGTGGTGAGGTGCTGTCCGCGCTGGTGGTGGCGGTGCACGCGGCGGTGCCGCTGAGTCAGCTCCGGCACATGATCTACGCGTACCCGACCTTCCACAGGGCCATCGAAACCGCCCTACGCGACCTGTCCTGA
- a CDS encoding LacI family DNA-binding transcriptional regulator — translation MTKRLTEVAKKAGVSEATVSRVLNGRDGVSEATRTAVLTALDVLGYERPTKLRGERARLVGLVLPELQNPIFPALAEVVTGTLAQRGYTPALCARTIGGVSEMDYVEMLLDHQVSGVIFAGGSYALADAKHDHYRRLTDRGLPVVLVNAGVDELVFPRVSTDDAVAVEQAYGHLRSLGHERIGMVLGPEGHVPSRRKLDAMMKVAGWDEGDVECVERSSFSMEGARVAATKLVERGVTGIICASDVLALGTIRAARRLGRSVPADVSVVGYDDSAFMTCTDPPLTTVRQPIETMGQAAVDLLVTQIEGAGVLQDELLFEPELVVRGSTAPAPGR, via the coding sequence GTGACCAAGCGGTTGACGGAAGTTGCCAAGAAGGCGGGCGTCAGCGAGGCCACCGTCAGCCGGGTGCTCAACGGCCGCGACGGGGTCTCCGAGGCGACCCGGACGGCCGTGCTGACGGCGCTGGACGTGCTCGGTTACGAGCGGCCGACCAAACTGCGCGGCGAACGAGCCCGGCTGGTCGGGCTGGTGCTGCCGGAGCTGCAGAACCCGATCTTCCCGGCGCTGGCCGAGGTGGTCACCGGCACGCTGGCTCAGCGCGGCTACACCCCGGCGCTCTGTGCCCGGACCATCGGCGGCGTCTCCGAAATGGACTACGTGGAGATGCTCCTCGACCACCAGGTCTCCGGGGTGATCTTCGCTGGTGGCTCGTACGCGCTCGCCGACGCCAAACACGACCACTACCGTCGGCTGACCGACCGGGGGCTTCCGGTCGTGCTGGTCAACGCTGGTGTGGACGAGCTGGTTTTCCCCCGGGTCTCCACTGACGACGCGGTGGCGGTGGAGCAGGCGTACGGGCATCTGCGCTCGCTCGGGCACGAACGGATCGGGATGGTGCTCGGCCCGGAGGGGCATGTGCCGTCCCGGCGCAAGCTCGACGCGATGATGAAGGTCGCCGGCTGGGACGAGGGCGACGTCGAGTGCGTCGAGCGCTCCAGCTTCTCGATGGAGGGGGCGCGGGTCGCCGCCACGAAGTTGGTCGAGCGGGGCGTGACCGGCATCATCTGCGCCAGCGACGTACTCGCGCTGGGCACGATCCGCGCGGCCCGGCGGTTGGGGCGTTCGGTGCCAGCCGACGTGTCGGTGGTGGGTTACGACGATTCCGCGTTCATGACGTGCACCGATCCGCCGTTGACCACTGTGCGGCAGCCGATCGAGACGATGGGGCAGGCCGCAGTGGATCTGCTGGTCACCCAGATCGAGGGTGCCGGTGTGCTGCAGGACGAGCTGCTGTTCGAGCCGGAGTTGGTGGTGCGGGGTTCCACAGCGCCCGCCCCCGGCCGTTAG
- a CDS encoding ABC transporter substrate-binding protein has product MSVPQYRKAAAVALVAGLGLSLTACSTKSDDKGSTAGGKVTITVDCQPVGAQKELLKNWNDDVAEFQKQNPDITIKSVSVGEQCNNPPDFTARLAGGTVTDVFYGYMTDLQQVLDSGQAMDISPHVNKDAIPTWDSVDPALKEVFTDGGKLYAVPVKNYSMGLVYNKALFQQAGLDVNNPPKTWAEVRAAAKKISALGNGIAGYSEYSAGNTGGWHFTSLLYSQGGRVLTEDGKKADFNNAMGKQVLQNLKDMRYGDNSMGARQLLQWGDLLTNAGAGKVGMFIGAPDATQAIVSQFQGKFQDWAMAPLPGQDGAAKGTLGGGEGYFFKKDLTPEQVKAGLKWIAYQKLTPGKGQFDYVRAKPQNYPVGLPQPLLFANGSDAQKQELELRKANANVDTANFALFEATPVPIKGEPRNAQAVYAVLDAAMSGVLTNPNSNIDALLKTAEEKVNQLLAAES; this is encoded by the coding sequence ATGTCCGTACCGCAATACCGAAAGGCTGCGGCGGTTGCGCTCGTGGCCGGCCTGGGGCTCAGCCTCACGGCATGCTCCACGAAGAGTGACGACAAGGGCTCGACCGCCGGTGGCAAGGTCACCATCACCGTCGACTGCCAGCCGGTCGGCGCCCAGAAAGAGCTGTTGAAGAACTGGAACGACGACGTCGCCGAGTTCCAGAAGCAGAACCCGGACATCACCATCAAGAGCGTCAGCGTCGGCGAGCAGTGCAACAACCCGCCGGACTTCACCGCCCGCCTCGCCGGCGGCACCGTGACCGACGTGTTCTACGGGTACATGACCGATCTCCAGCAGGTGCTCGACTCCGGTCAGGCGATGGACATCTCCCCGCACGTCAACAAGGACGCGATCCCCACCTGGGACAGCGTCGACCCGGCGCTCAAGGAGGTCTTCACCGACGGCGGCAAGCTCTACGCCGTTCCGGTGAAGAACTACTCGATGGGTCTGGTCTACAACAAGGCCCTGTTCCAGCAGGCCGGGCTCGACGTGAACAACCCGCCCAAGACCTGGGCCGAGGTCCGGGCCGCCGCCAAGAAGATCTCCGCGCTCGGCAACGGCATCGCCGGCTACTCGGAGTACAGCGCCGGCAACACCGGCGGCTGGCACTTCACCTCCCTGCTCTACTCGCAGGGCGGCCGTGTGCTGACCGAGGACGGCAAGAAGGCCGACTTCAACAACGCCATGGGCAAGCAGGTCCTGCAGAACCTCAAGGACATGCGGTACGGCGACAACAGCATGGGCGCCCGCCAGCTGCTGCAGTGGGGCGACCTGCTGACGAACGCCGGCGCGGGCAAGGTCGGCATGTTCATCGGCGCGCCGGACGCCACCCAGGCGATCGTCAGCCAGTTCCAGGGCAAGTTCCAGGACTGGGCGATGGCTCCGCTGCCCGGCCAGGACGGCGCGGCGAAGGGGACGCTCGGTGGCGGCGAGGGCTACTTCTTCAAGAAGGACCTCACGCCCGAGCAGGTCAAGGCCGGTCTGAAGTGGATCGCGTACCAGAAGCTCACCCCGGGCAAGGGCCAGTTCGACTACGTCCGGGCCAAGCCGCAGAACTACCCGGTGGGTCTGCCCCAGCCGCTGCTCTTCGCCAACGGCAGTGACGCGCAGAAGCAGGAGCTGGAGCTGCGGAAGGCGAACGCGAACGTCGACACGGCGAACTTCGCGCTCTTCGAGGCGACCCCGGTTCCGATCAAGGGTGAGCCGCGCAACGCCCAGGCCGTCTACGCGGTGCTCGACGCCGCGATGTCGGGTGTGCTGACCAACCCGAACTCGAACATCGACGCACTGCTCAAGACCGCCGAGGAGAAGGTCAACCAGCTCCTCGCCGCCGAGAGCTGA